In the Bacillus sp. HSf4 genome, TTGATCAGGATATATATCATTTAACGTCAACTCTGGTGACACTTTGTTTTCATTATTTTGTAAAACAATCGCAACGACATAAGCAAATTTATTTTCAATAGATAATCCTGACTTATCGCCAGATACTTCATCGCCATTGTCACTTGATTCATCATCTTTTTCTTGTAGTGTTATTCCTCCTGCTAACACGCCATCAAATTCCTCGTCAGGCATATTGACTTCCAGTTTCAATGTGTATGATCCCTTTGCAGGAATTGTTACTTCTTCCTCGGTTGTTACAATATCTTTCATATTGTACTGTAAAGTTGAATCGGCTTCTACATCACTTGATCCGTATTCAACAACCCCATTATGGTTTGTAGTAGCACTGGCAATTTTAGGTACTACGGTAACATCTTTATCTGTATCGTTTCTTAATTTAATCTCTAAAATCTGCTTCTCTGAAGGTTCTATCAATAAATTAAAGTATGTCAGTTTTTTATTTATTTGATTTTCAGGGATTACTGTCTCAACAGCAAAATTCAATTCTGATGCTGAGGCTCTTAGCAAAGTTAGTGGATCTGATAATGCAAATAATAAAATTGCTGTGAAAGTAAATAAGATTTTTTTTAACAATTCAACACCCTCTAAAATAATACGATGTATTACGTTTTTTGATTGTTTTTTTATAACATGGAGTTGTGAGAAATGGTCAAAATCCGACCAATTCTCACAATCCCGTAAGCATCGACAATTCTCATAAATTCTGTCATACCAATGATTCAATAAAATTGCCAGTGCTTACCTCCCTCCCAAAAATTTAGCTTTTAAGATAGCCCTACTTCGTTCTCTTAAGCCTCTACGCCGTCTTCTACATCTTCGTTTCCGTTAGCAACTGTATCAGTTAAAGTCCAAGTAAGTGTAGTTTCATATGCTTCTGCATATTTTGTAATTTTACCTGGTATATTTAACGCAACACTTTCTGCTTTTGTTGTATCATCACCAAAGTTCGCCAAATGTGTACCTGCACCTTGTCCATTTGCTGCTGTCATTACATTAGAAGTAACACCTGCACCATCTAATATGATTTCAGTATTCACAGTTGGAGATTCTGATTCAGATGCAGTAACAGCTTCTATATTTGAAATCACAATTTCTGTTCCTGCTAAAGTATGATCTGAGTCTGTTGTAGAAGTAAATTCAGTGTTTTGTGTTACAGATAGTCCCCAACCTGTTTCAGTACCGCGGTTGTCAGATACCTGTACATAGTTAGGAACCGCTATAGATTTTCCATTTTTAGTGACTTTTTGAGCTGCCGCATAGTATGTTTGGTCTTGGGAACTAATTTCCTGTGTACCAAAATCTAAAGATGAAGCAAAATCAATACTTAATGGACCATTAGTTCCTGGTTCTGGTGTCTCTCCACCCGGACCTTCAGGTTCAACTTCTTCACCTGGATTTTCAGGATCAACCGGAGGCGTGATTCCTGTAAATGGTGTGAATTCTATAATACCCTTAGATTCATATTCTCCGCCATCTGCTGCAAATGCTGAAATGCTTCCTACAGAAACTAGAGATGCTGCTAACGCTACTGATGTCATTAATTTAAAAGGTTTCATAAAATAAACTCCTATTCTTTTTTAGTTTTTATTAATTTTACTTATTTACGAATTTGTTACTACGTCAGATAATGTCCAAGTTAATGTTGTGCTATATTCTACAGCGTCTTTTGGTGTTGTTCCCGGTACTGATAGTTGAACAGCTGTGTTTTTCATTTCGCCGTCAACCTCTTCAAGAGTACCGAAATAGTCTAGCCATGTCATAGCCCCTTCGCCTTCTTGAGCTGTCATTACATTTTGCAATGTACCTGCTGGATCAAGTGTAATATCATATGTTGTTGGTGCAGCTACACTATCAGAAGAAGAGGATACTGCTGTAGCTCCAGTTAATGTGATTTCTGCTCCTGTTAATTCAGAATTTAATGTATCACTATTAGAAAGCTGACCATTTTCTTGAACTTGTAACGTCCAACCAGCGTTTGTTCCGCGGTTGTCAGAAATTTGAACGTAGTTTGCACGTTCTTCTGTTCTTGTATTTCCTTCCGCATCTGTTATGTTAATTTTTTGAGGTGCTGCATAATATACTTCATCTTTGTTGGAAATTTCATTTGTACCAAAGTTAAAAGATGAAGCAAAATCAATACTTAATGGACCATTAGTTCCTGGTTCTGGTGTCTCTCCACCCGGACCTTCAGGTTCAACTTCTTCACCTGGATTTTCAGGATCAACCGGAGGTGTGATTCCTGTCGATGGTGTGAATTCGACAATCCCCTTAGAATCATATTCTCCGCCATCTGCTGCTAATGCTGAGAACGCTCCACTTGTTACTACACCTGCTGCCACCGTTAAAGATGCTAAAACTTTTACTGGTTTCATCTTTTTCATTCTCCTTTTTTTGTTCTATATTTTTTTATTACTAACTAACATTAAACTATTCGTTCTTTTATAAATTAATAGAAAAGCAGACGATATGAATAACAACCCTATTAAAGTTGTCTGAGAACTTGCAATATCACCGGTTTGCGGCAATGTTCGGGTTGTTGTACCATCCTCAGACGCTGTTCCAGAACCAGAGTTTGATTCGTTTCCATCTGGTGAAGAGTCTGTTCCATTACTTCCCCCATTCCCTGATGGGTTTTCAAGCATTTCTTTTTCAGGCAACGGCTCATCAGGATACACAGCCTCTCCGTAAAAACCTACACTGGCATCTGAATCGTAGGACGCTGTGGATTCAGCAAAGGCGCTTGAAACAGGTACCACAACTAGCATAGCCATAAGACATAATAACCAAGATAGTTTTTTCACTCTACAAGCCTCCTTTACTCTTCATTAGCAGGTGTATCTGCCAGTGTCCATTTTATTGCTCCTGTATACTCTCCGACTCTAGCTTGTCCACTATTTGCTTGTACATATAAACCATCTCCAGACTCTCCATACCATGTATCTATAATAGAGAAAGTATCATTAGCTGTATTGGTATGCTCATAAATAGGCACCTGAGCATCCGTCGACAAAACAGCCTCATTTCCACCCTTCACATATAATAGTGATAATGTACTATCATATGTATCGTTATGCAGTTCATTGATTAACTCAGCTGTTAATTTCCAAGCCGATTTAGTACTTCTTGTATCAATTACTTCTAAAGCATTATCTGCTGTCTCAATTTGGTAAAGCGTATCTTGAGGAGATATCTCAACATTGTCACCGAATGATATATTATCTGGAGCAACTAATGATAACTTACCTGTATAAATAACTGTTAGTGCCACTCTTGCAGGGAATGTAGCATCATGATAATCCATATCCTCATCAGGGTTAATATTTCCAAATTCACCACTAGTTATAGGAGGGTTTAAAATATCGTCCCATTCACTTTCTGGAGTATTATCACTAGCATAAATAGCAACTACATCACCTTCTGCTAACGTTGGTAGAGAAAAAGACCATTTTCCATCTGCATCTACCGTTGCCGTTTGAATTGCACCAGTCCCATCAGTTACCCATTCATCATTCACTTTCACCCGGATTGTTGCGCCAATTTCAGCGTTCGTACCTGATATTTCTTTCGTGAATGTGTTAATTGATTGCGAAGATTCATCTAATACAACCGCACTTGGTGGTGTAACATCACGAGTGGTTACTGTTGATGTTATAATATCATCTTCAGAACTGTAGTGAACCCTATCACCATCTACTAAGCTAGCAAGACCTGAAGAACGGTAAGCAGAAACCACTTCAACAGTTTGTCCAGCTTCTAGGTATTGACCAACACCATCTCCGTCAGGATCATTTAAGATTACAAATATCCCTGCTCGCTCGTCTTCCCCATAAACACTTAGACCATCACTGTTATCATCTTTACCGACAGTAGTTCCTTCCAGTTCATAAGCTGTTGTACCATCAGCATTTTTCACTCGTACAGTTACACAAACTTCGTCTGTCCAAGCATCTCTAGACCCAGTAACACCTTCCGGAACACTTGCGTGACCATAGATATACTTATCAGCATCTGTTGGAACCCGTAATTCATCAATAACAGCAGTGGCGTTATTCGCACTCATTCTAGAATAGTTATCTGCACCTAAATAAGTAGTTTCATTAAAAGTTTCAGGAATGTTTGTTGATTCAATTTCTTTAAAGTTAGATCCTGTCAAACTATAATCAAATTTTGTCCAAGAAGCTGTTGGTGTTCCATCCAAATTACTTCCTTTTGTCCAGACTGATAAATCTGAATTAGTGCTAACAAATGAGGATGAACTGCTACCAGTCCTAAAAACATTTCCACCACCTGAACGATTATTTCTAAAGTCAAAATACAGTGGGTTATCTATAGTAATATCAATAGCGCTGCTACTAGAAAGAATACCGTAATTATCACCGGCAGTTTTTCCTTCTAAATTAAAAATAGTTCCTTCTCCACCTGTGACTGCTGATCTCCCATTTGTTCTTATCGCAGGGCCATTATCAGCTGTAATTTCAACTGTACTTCCGAATCCATCTAAATTGAAGGAATCTGAATTTCCGTTAGTATACAGAATACCTTGGTTGCCCCTATCTCCTGTCCCATTATTCGGGCTACCATTTCCGGTATTATGTACAACAAACTTTCCTCCGTTTGTCACATTGATTGCGTTATTACCCCCATATAATCTTACTGCTGGAGCGTCCCCGCTTAACTTTGTGATGTTAATCTCTGCATTGTTAACATTAAAAGTTTGGTTTCCCGATAACCTAAAACGTAGAGCTGCTCCCAGACTGTAACCATTATCTCCTTCTTGAACAATGTTAATTTTAGATCCGCTCTTCACATTGAACACAGTATCGCTTCCTTGAAATTGGAGACCTGTTCCATATTTACTATAGGACTTAACCTCCGCACCATTTTGCACATCAAGAGTAGAATTAGAACCCGCCACACGCATTGCAGCACCATGTTGAGCTCTATCTTTACTTTCTGTTTCTATATTGAGTTGTGTTCCTTCACCATCCAGTTTTACTGTCGCCGTATTACCGGCTCCATCGCCGTAATTTTCAGCGAGCACAACTGCACTCTGAACCCTAGCTTTCGAATTAAAAACGGCACCGTTTACCATAGTTAAAGAATTGACAACGTTAGTACGATAACCTGTATTTGTTACATCAATATCTAACAAGGAATTTGATTCCAAATTCAAACTGCTGATCGAACCGTATAGTCCATGGGAGTAATTTGCTGTGTTCGTACCATCTGCGGTTGTTCTTGTGCCTGTATTGACAATTTTTAATGAAGAATCAGCTCTTAAGTTAACTTCACCGGATGCAATACGAATCACTGCATAAGAAGTTCCGCTTGACGTAGCCGTCAATGCTGCTCCTTCTGTCATCTCAAAGTTGCTCACATAGAACTGATATGAACTTCCACTTAATGCCAAATTGTTTTCGCCGTAAACAGTAACAGTTGCATTTTCAGCTGTAACCAGACCTGCTAAGTTATCCTCAGCAGAATTGACATTGTTTAATATGATATGCCAGTTCGTACTTGCTGCAGTATTTTTTTGATTAAAAATAGGTGTACCAGGTGTTTGTGTTTTACTAAAGTAAACATCATTTAAGACTAAATTTGTCGATTCTGATACAGCATCAAGTATAATCCCGTTTGAACTAGTTCCACCACTTCCAAAGTCAATGACATGCCCGTTCCCATTAATTGTTAAATTACGAGCGATACTTCCTGGGTTATATTGAGTTCCGGTTGCTGTTCTCGTTAAATTTGCTTGAATTTCAATTACAGACACCTCAGTATTTTTCAAAGCAGCAATAAATTCATCCCAAGTAGTAACCCTTTCAGCTTCACTTCTATGAATAGGGCCATCCATTTCTTTTTTTTCAATTGCTTCTCTCTGTGTTTGAAGTTCAACATTTACCGCATCTTCCTGAGTACCTTCATCTGCTGTTTCTTCTTCTTTTTTTTCTGTCTGCTCTTCATTCATTGCTTCATTAACTATCAAATTAAGTTTACTTGAATCACCACTAGTAGATGTAGCAGTAATTTCATAAGTTCCAGCCACTTCAAATAAGATATGAATTTTAACTAAGTTATCCGAACCCCCTTCAGCATATGAAACTTTCACCCTGTTATTATCCTCATCAAAATTGAACTCCGTCGTATCAGAAAAATTCTCTTCTGTTTTATCAATATCAATAGCGATACCATCCGGCAATGTAAACTCTATTACTTCCGCACCCTCTGTAGACCTTTTAAGAATTAATGCGGCCTCATCCCCTTCATATATGGAATCTGTGTCAATTGATAATAAAGATTCTTGTGCTTTAGCATGTATACTTCCAAATATATCAGCCATATTCAATTGCTGAAAACTTAATAGAAAAACTATGAATAAAGGTAAAATTCTCTTTTTTGTTCTAGCTGAATATGGCTTAGGCTGTCTTCGCATAAGTTTGCTTCACTCCCCCTCTCGTTAATGAAAATAATATTGTTTCTCGACTTACATTATTCCCCACCACAATCTCGTATTTTTTGAATCACCCCCTTTCAAATAACAATCAATACTAAACTATGATGAGTAACACGCTATGACATCGCCGTCGCAGAAGCCACCTTTAAAGTGATTAAAATCGAGTTTGTTTCGGGAAAGGTTTTCCCTAACCAACACGAACTTGATCTTGCTTTATTTGATTACGCTCACTGGTTCAACCATATACGCATCCATGGTTCACTCGATTATCGATCACCCATCGATTACAAAGCCTTACACCTTTAAGAAATTGTCTAGTTTTGTGTTGATATTCCAGACTTTTCTCCCTCCAAAAAAATTCAATCGCCTCCTCTATTGTTAACGGAATTGTTTTAGCAATTTTATTAGCTTCTTCAATAGTGAACGAACCTTCCCCTTTCATTTTGTAAAATGTACTTCTATCAATTCCTATAGAATTGCTTCTGCCCGAGGAGTATCCTCTTTCCACTATCACAAATCTAGAATCGATTAGTTGCTCGCTAATAGATCTATCGTGTTTAAGACCTGTCGATTCAACGACTTGAAAAGGCATTTCGGTTTCTGAGGTATAGCTGACATACAGCTCTATTCCTGAACGCTGACCGTGATAGAATGCCTATGAAAGACGCGTTTTCCCAACCGTAATTGTGTTGGAATCAAAAAATAGGGGCTCCTTCACCTTTGAAAGATTCATCATATCTGTGAAAGTCCATTATAAAGTTATAAAATACTGAGCAATACTCGCTGGATTATATACAGATCTAGCAACACGCCGCCCCCTCTTAATAATTTTTAACACAAAACTTTTACATATAGATTCTTAATTTTTCTGTTTTTCTCGCAAAAAAACAGACTCCCCCCTGAATAAAACATTCCACTTAATACTCACTAAAAACTTTGGTGTAAAATAGCCTTTTTTAAAAAAAATCGCTTTATCGTCCGAATAAATACTAATATTGTTGTTAAAAATTCAAACGAACAGACAGCTCTCAAAGTGTATAATCTTTTTCTGTGAAATTTTCTTCAGATCATCAAATTGTAAATTGAAGGAGAGTGTTCTATGTGAAAATAATTGATAATCAGTCAAAAAGGATCATTCGTATTTTAAAGCTACTTACCTCTGAAAATAAATGGTGGTCCTTACAAGAGATAGCCGATGAGAACATTGGATCAGTACGTACTATTCAAAACGATTTAGAACTTATGAAGGAATATAAAACAGTAGAAGGGGAGCCTTTAATTCGAATTGAACGGAGGAAAGGGATCTCTATTTGTTTTACACAGTTCTATCGTGTTGATTACTACATTAAAGAGATTCTTAAAAAAAATTTTGCGGTCCAACTCATTCAGGGCATTTTTTTCGAACAAAAAAAGTTTTTCCAAAGATGGATGGATACGTTAAATGTAAGCAGGTCTACTATGTATGCTACTGTGAAAAAAATTAACGATAAACTTAAAGATTATGGAATAAAATTAAGGTCAGATACGATGGAATTTTACGGGGATGAAAAGGAAATACGTCATTTTTTTGCGGAATTTTTCTTTGAGGTTTACGGGAACAAACATTGGCCTTTTCCTACTATAGAAAAGAAAGTCGTTTCAAGGCTACTATTGGACATATTCAATACACTTCAGGTGAATGTACCTGATATAGCGCTGGATAAATACTGCGTGTCGCTAGCGGTGACAATTCATCGAGTTCGTCATAATCATAAGATTAAGCGAAGAGTTAGATATCCTTTACCCACAGATAGACAAACGTCTGAGGCAAAAAAGATATTAGATCAACTCAAACAATCAATAGAACATTTTAATCTTCAAACCTCAAAGCTATTCAATATTACAATCGATCATGATGAATTAGTGTTTTTGTTATTCATTGAATTTTCAGCGGGGAACCATAAATCACTAGAATCGGTCAAACAGAAACTATCTTTTTTCCGAGTTCATACCCCAAAATTATACGATGCAGTTTACTCGTTTATTGATCAGCTCGAGCTGATTTACAATAAAGAAATCAGCAATAGTGTAGAGATTGCAGCGCTATTGCTTTATTTTCATATTTATATAAATGAAATCAAGGTAAGGGACGGTTTTATTTTTAAAAAGAAAGACAAATTTTTAGCACAGGTAAAAAAGCAGCTTCCGTATTTCTATTCAAATATAATGAATATTATCAGTCAATTTAAAACAGATGATCTGCTATCATCCTTTGTGAAGAATAAGAAAGATTTGATCTGTATCATTACTTCTAATTGGAGAGGACTTGTTCATTTAGAAATGCAGCGAAAATCCTGTATCAATATTTTGGTCACTTCTATCTTGGGTTATAATCATTGCCTTTTTGTTGCAGATTTGATTAAAAGAAGAACCAACAATTATGTTCAAATATTTGCAAGCCGTGAAAATGCTTTGAATGCCAACTATTTGAACGAATTCCAGATTAATTTGATTGTCACTGATACTGATACTGCCCTCCCCGATCACATGCAACTGCCAATCTTAATGGTTAGTTCATTTCCTACAAGGAAGGAACTCGACAAAATTCATGACATAGTAGCTCAAATGTCAGAGAAATATTTGGCTAACAACTATGCCGAATAAAATTAGATGAACATTTTTTTCATTCAAAAGTACTTCATATTAAAAAATGCCTTAACTTTTACAGCCTTTTTAATAAAACACTCTTAACCTAGCCCAAACATACTCCTTTATAATTTTTAACTTGTAGAAAAAAACTTTTTTCCTACAAGTTTTTTCATTTTTTTATTTCCGGGTTGCGCTTTGGAAAATTTTCATCTTTCAGATCTGTTTCTAGTCGCTCAATAAAATAAGGATCATTATTGGATAATATCTTCTTCACCAATAGATACTTCACTAAATAACCTCTTTATTTGAATATAGTATAAAGAAAAAACATTACTGAATAGTAACCGTTTTAATTCAAGATTTTTAGAAGAATAAAATCTCAAATCAAAAAACGATAGGGACTCATTTAGGACGGGGTAGTAAATGCTATAGGGCTCCTAGTCCTTACTTTTGTTTTCATTCGTTCTCTTTATCACAAAACGGACAGAATTGCCCCAGTCAGGGCATCATTCCAAACTGGTAGCCACAAACACACTTAGCAATCGTGAAATATCCTTTTCCGCCTTCTGACTTTAAAATTCAATGGTCTACGGTCTTCCAAAATTCGGATTTCAGTTTCGCTCCTTAAAATATCTCGAGCTAATTTTAAAACTTCCTTCCTCATAAAATCTCCTTTGTCCTGGGGCTGCACTATTATTACTTCTATCAAGCCCGATCACTTTTTCAATACAGCTAATTTCTTCTCAAAATTCACCTTTAATCGATATGCCAATAAATCCTCTAATAAACTTCTCGCACCTTCAGGGCTTAACACAATATCTCCTGATAAAGTTATATTTTGATCTGATACCTCACCGGTAACAATACAAGTTTTATCCTTCTGATATTTACGTATAATAATTTTTTCATCATCTACAAAATACTCCACAGGATCACTTCCGTTAATTCCTAGGCTCCTTATCATCGATTTTGGCAAAACAACTCGTCCTTGACCATCGATTTTACGAAGAATTCCTGTACTCCGCATAAAATTACACCTACCTCGTCTATGGTTAGATTCCTTTTCTTCTTTATATTTTGAACGTTCTGAATCCAAAAAACATTGTGTTATTATTAAAAAGAAAAAATTGAAAAATACAAAAAAGAATCGTTTGATTAGAACAGGCTTGCCGATAAAGTTCTAAAACTTTATTATCGACAAGACTATTTTCAGAAAGCATACCGTTTTGCGCCGAGGCAACGTTGCTTCTAATAGGAATTGTTCAAATCGCTAATGCTGACTCTGGAGTTATTGGCATTAATGAATTTTCCGTTACCTAAATAAATGCCGACATGCGAAGGACCAGCTTTATACGTCGAAAAAACAAAATCCCCTTTTGAAGGCTCGTTTACAGGCTCCATGATATTCCAATATCCAGCTGCACTCAACCTTGAGACAGATGTAACTTTGTTAAGTACATAATAAATGAAGCCACTGCAATCAAAACCAAATGGATTGTTGCCTCCCCATCTGTATGGAACACCGAGATGTTTTACAGCTTCATCAATCATCCTCTCCACCTTCGCACTCAATGAATTGTTGGTTGAAGAGCTTGGCACTAGGGATGAAGTGCTGCTGCCAGTCAGGGACTTAGATGTTCCGGAAATTCAGCTTTTGTCCAATTTGCAAAATATCTGTCTTTAAATTGATTAGTTTCTCTGATACTTTGTACCGTCATGTTGAACGAATTTGCAATCTTCCAAAACGAATCGCCGGCCTTTACAATATAAGTCGCTGTTTTCGAGCTGCTACCTGAGCTTGGAGACGAACCGGAAGGACAATTTGCTTGCATTCCTTTTACTTTAAGAATTGATTTGGATAAGCCGTATTCGACTTCAAATTGTTCAACGTTTTAATCTCGGCAGCGGTCATATTAACACTATTAGCGATTTTCAATAGCGTATCGCCCAATTCAACTGTGTATGTACTGCTTGAGCTTTTTGAAGTGTTTACTCCTGTACTTGAAGATGACGAATTACTGCTCGTGCCGGAACTTGCATGTTTTTTACTCCCTTTCACCACAAGCCCTTGACCCGGATAAAACATATCACTATTTAAACTATTTAACTTCTTGATCTCTAGATGTTTGTTTTGAAATCTTTGGCGATCAGCTATAGAGAATCTCCAGTTTGACCGTGCAAGTGCTCGCTTTAGAGCTGGACTTTGTGTTGCTGGATTTTGATTTACCGCTATTATTTTTTGGGATTTCCTAGGTTTGTCCAACATAAATAACCGATGATGATAGATTGTTGACTGATTTCAGGACGGAAACACTTGTGTTGTATTCAGCTGAAAGCTTCCAAAGCGAATCTCCTCTTTTCACCTTGATGGTTTGAGCTTCCGCCGGTGCCATAGTCAGCGTGGATACAACTGCCACAGAGACTACCAAATCTGCAGTTATCTTCTTCATAGCCTTTAACCACCTTCCTTGAGAAGGAATTATACATTGTTTTTTCGCCTAAACAATTTTTTGTTTTGACAAAAATCACGAAAAAATGTAGAAGTATTATTTTATTTGTTTAAAGGGGGAGAATTATGTGGAATGAATTCAGAAACTTCGCTATAAAAGAAAATGTCATAGATGTAGTATTGTTGTTATTATTGGTGGTGTATTCGACAAAAGAGTAGCTTTGGTGGTAGTACATATACCTTAAACTAGTAATTCTATCTAACCCGCATTTCATGTTCGACATATATTTTATTCGCATTCTTGATGTCGCTTCTGGCTTGACGTTGAAGTACAAAAAGATGAATTTGGCCAGTTCCATATTGGTGATATCTTATCAATTACAATGGATCAGATGGTAAGAAAACGAAATGGAAGATTCACGATTCTCATTTCACAAAAAAATTGTCGCTGAAGTCACTTTTTGTGACTTTGTCGACAATCTGAAATGAAAGCTATATGTAGTCTATTTTGGCCATACTGAAAAAATGACACTTTTTTCATATGAACCTCACATCTTGAGACAATGAAAAAACCCGTCATGTTATGCTGATCATTATTCAACTATTAAACGAATTAATAGAGTAATTCCTGAATCAAGTCGTTTGCATCATTGAGATGTTGTTTAAAAAAACTTCTAAAGGCAGTATTTTATGGTGCAGAATGGTTTTCATGTCTTTTTCTGCTGCGAAACCATTGCTTTTGAATTTTTATAGGCTTTGACCAATTGGTTCTCAAGAAACTCCATGCAATAAACGTATCGCCAGAAAGATCTCAGGTTTGACTTCATCCGGGTCAGGATAGTCTCTGAGTAAAATCTGGCTTTTTCCGTAGCTGATCTGTTCGTTCATGAACGGTAACTAATTCAAAATTTGAGGCTTTATAAGCACCTTGTTACACTTAAAATAGATACTTCAAAACATACGATCCGAAGAAGGAAAACCCGATGTTAAAGTCAATACTTCATAAAGCTATTTATCCCAAAGTGAAGCATCAAACTTTGAGGAACTCAAACAGATAAAATTACTCTAAGCTCCCTGAACAAAACAGTTAATTCTTTATCTCTTTAAAGTAACAAAAACGGATAACCTGTGAGTGGCATTGAAATTTCGCTCATCGATGTCTTAAAATCGGAAAACGAAGACGTCATCGACACCATCCAGCTCAACATGGAGCTTGAAAAAGTCAAAAAATACATCGACATCCTGGACGGCAGAGAAAAAGAAGTCATCGTCGGCCGCTTCGGCCTTGATTTAAAGAAAGAAAAAACGCAGCGCGAAATCGCGAAGGAGCTCGGGATTTCGCGGAGTTATGTGTCTCGGATTGAAAAGCGGGCGCTGATGAAGATGTTTCATGAGTTTTACCGGGCGGAGAAGGAGAAGCGGAAAAAGGCGAAGGGGAAGTGATGTCGTAGAGGCCGGTCTAAAATTCCGGCTTCTATTTCTTTCACTAGGCACGCAATAGCGGAAGATTATTACTAATAAAAACCTATTATTTCAAGCATTTCAAGTCACTCACTACGTCCATTTACAATGGTTTATATTCATTTTGGGCACAAAATGCGCACTGTTTTCGTCTTCAAGGTGAGTTGGCGTTAGTTATTTAACTCAACACTATTAATAGAATTCAGTTAAACTCCATATTCATACTCTCTTCTCTCTTTATTTTTTGTCTCACTTCATATTTCTTTCAGTTATATCATCATA is a window encoding:
- a CDS encoding helix-turn-helix domain-containing protein, yielding MKIIDNQSKRIIRILKLLTSENKWWSLQEIADENIGSVRTIQNDLELMKEYKTVEGEPLIRIERRKGISICFTQFYRVDYYIKEILKKNFAVQLIQGIFFEQKKFFQRWMDTLNVSRSTMYATVKKINDKLKDYGIKLRSDTMEFYGDEKEIRHFFAEFFFEVYGNKHWPFPTIEKKVVSRLLLDIFNTLQVNVPDIALDKYCVSLAVTIHRVRHNHKIKRRVRYPLPTDRQTSEAKKILDQLKQSIEHFNLQTSKLFNITIDHDELVFLLFIEFSAGNHKSLESVKQKLSFFRVHTPKLYDAVYSFIDQLELIYNKEISNSVEIAALLLYFHIYINEIKVRDGFIFKKKDKFLAQVKKQLPYFYSNIMNIISQFKTDDLLSSFVKNKKDLICIITSNWRGLVHLEMQRKSCINILVTSILGYNHCLFVADLIKRRTNNYVQIFASRENALNANYLNEFQINLIVTDTDTALPDHMQLPILMVSSFPTRKELDKIHDIVAQMSEKYLANNYAE
- a CDS encoding AbrB/MazE/SpoVT family DNA-binding domain-containing protein, whose translation is MRSTGILRKIDGQGRVVLPKSMIRSLGINGSDPVEYFVDDEKIIIRKYQKDKTCIVTGEVSDQNITLSGDIVLSPEGARSLLEDLLAYRLKVNFEKKLAVLKK